One part of the Deltaproteobacteria bacterium genome encodes these proteins:
- a CDS encoding PhoH family protein has translation MNRKITFEDNLMAMSLFGEQSRHLRQIAGALDIQIHARGNTVNLAGDSIPTALAEKLLMDLYGIVEEGYPLYPSDIDYAIRILSSDDGVRLKDIFLDTVYITSQKRPITPKGLVQKKYIDAMRKFDIVFGIGPAGTGKTYLAMAMAVSFLTKGQVNRIVLTRPAVEAGESLGFLPGDLYEKVNPYLRPLYDALHDMMRYEKATRLIQQGAIEVAPLAFMRGRTLNDCFVILDEAQNTTSEQMKMFLTRLGFSSKAVITGDITQIDLPDGKVSGLVETKNILQGIKGIDFVLFSEKDVVRHQLVRDIIKAYDHLEQKKAQQSSS, from the coding sequence ATGAACCGCAAGATTACGTTTGAGGACAATCTCATGGCAATGAGTCTGTTCGGAGAGCAGAGCCGTCATCTCCGCCAGATCGCCGGTGCCCTTGACATACAGATCCATGCCAGAGGCAACACAGTCAACCTTGCAGGGGATTCGATTCCCACAGCACTAGCCGAAAAACTCCTTATGGATCTGTACGGTATTGTTGAGGAGGGGTATCCTTTGTACCCCAGTGATATTGACTATGCTATCCGTATCCTGAGCAGCGATGATGGCGTCAGGCTGAAGGATATTTTTTTGGATACGGTCTACATAACATCCCAAAAAAGGCCCATTACGCCCAAGGGCCTGGTTCAAAAAAAATACATTGACGCCATGCGGAAGTTTGACATTGTCTTTGGTATAGGACCTGCAGGAACTGGCAAGACCTATCTTGCCATGGCCATGGCGGTATCGTTTTTGACAAAGGGCCAGGTCAATCGCATTGTCTTGACGCGTCCTGCTGTTGAGGCTGGCGAGAGCCTTGGCTTTCTGCCAGGAGATCTTTACGAAAAAGTTAATCCGTATCTGAGGCCGCTCTATGACGCCCTGCACGACATGATGCGTTACGAGAAGGCCACCCGATTGATCCAACAAGGCGCTATAGAAGTGGCTCCGCTGGCGTTTATGAGAGGCCGAACGTTAAACGACTGCTTTGTAATCCTGGATGAGGCCCAGAACACCACCTCAGAACAGATGAAAATGTTCTTGACACGCCTTGGATTCAGTTCTAAGGCGGTTATCACGGGTGACATAACCCAGATCGACCTGCCTGATGGCAAAGTCTCTGGTCTTGTAGAGACAAAGAACATATTGCAGGGAATCAAAGGAATTGATTTTGTACTCTTTTCCGAAAAAGATGTGGTGCGACACCAACTGGTCCGCGACATAATTAAGGCGTATGATCATCTCGAACAGAAAAAAGCCCAGCAAAGCTCTTCTTGA
- a CDS encoding HDIG domain-containing protein, with protein MIISNRKKPSKALLESINEHAQIRWFILLGTTLLMAILLFPSLWKATPKYGIDDVATKDIKSPKEFLIEDKEATERKREEAALSVLTVYDFDDTVASKLDERIAQAFEYMRMPPEGNAGEIDSATNTVKARGGGEDTQLTRILSRHDLVWKEKPTFQDILGVHVTKGAYEILEKKEFAESISRETGRLLATVFQDGIAGNKQLLLQQDQRGITVRRLSSKEESLVKDLQKFYSLDEAKIALANTARTLLKDFSYSVRNVMIDLAQRLIQPNLTLNRGETEERRNQAVNDVKAVLTQIKKGEMLVREGEKVSPLHMAKLRALESEMKSKPLFTISMGFMLLLISFLVISYTTNFKTDASATLRNKDIVFLCVMLVILFVLGEVSVYLVQGIARNIPYSTETTSAFYAIPVASGAMTVCLFMGMSVALPFALATAFTTAFLFSNQFDMFLFFLLSGAVGAYAVRNCKERGILIKAGLKVSLVNAVVVTAIYLFRGSGLEVKLVWDWAFALLGGVFSGILTTGFAPVAEMAFAYTTDIKLLELANMDRPILRKLMLEAPGTYHHSVIVGSLGEAAAASIGANPLLARVSGYYHDIGKINKPLYFIENQKYGRNRHDKLAPSMSSLILTSHVRDGVETAKRHKLGNAIADIIQQHHGTSLITFFYEKAKRLKGEGAVNVEHFRYSGPKPQTKEAGLVLLADAVEASSRTLENPTPARLKGLVQRIINSVLLDGQLDECELTLKDLNRIAESFNMTLNGIYHHRIEYPNGNGVARTDSATNKADGNFDRGQTTSPQDRPVRDKKQGANHTRCLRIS; from the coding sequence ATGATCATCTCGAACAGAAAAAAGCCCAGCAAAGCTCTTCTTGAGTCCATAAACGAACATGCCCAGATACGCTGGTTCATCTTGTTGGGAACGACCCTTCTGATGGCCATTCTATTGTTTCCCAGTCTCTGGAAAGCCACGCCCAAGTATGGCATAGATGACGTGGCCACAAAGGACATCAAATCACCGAAAGAATTTCTGATCGAAGATAAGGAGGCGACGGAAAGGAAGCGGGAGGAGGCAGCTCTGTCTGTCCTGACCGTCTATGATTTTGACGACACCGTGGCGTCCAAGCTGGACGAGCGAATTGCACAGGCTTTTGAGTATATGCGGATGCCTCCGGAAGGAAATGCGGGGGAAATTGACTCGGCCACTAACACAGTCAAGGCACGAGGCGGTGGAGAGGATACACAACTGACTCGGATTCTTTCACGTCACGATCTTGTATGGAAGGAAAAGCCGACATTTCAAGACATACTGGGGGTCCATGTCACCAAGGGGGCCTATGAGATCTTGGAAAAGAAAGAATTTGCTGAGTCCATATCACGAGAAACCGGCCGGCTGTTGGCCACTGTATTCCAAGATGGCATCGCAGGAAACAAGCAACTCTTACTTCAACAAGACCAAAGAGGTATCACAGTCCGCCGGCTATCCTCCAAGGAGGAGTCCCTCGTAAAGGATCTCCAGAAATTCTACAGCCTGGACGAGGCCAAGATTGCCCTGGCAAACACAGCAAGAACCTTGTTGAAGGATTTTAGCTATTCTGTTCGTAACGTCATGATAGACCTGGCACAACGTCTGATACAGCCCAACCTAACCCTTAACAGAGGCGAGACTGAAGAGCGAAGAAACCAAGCGGTTAACGACGTGAAGGCAGTGCTGACTCAAATCAAGAAAGGAGAGATGCTTGTCCGGGAAGGAGAAAAGGTATCCCCGCTGCATATGGCTAAACTGCGTGCCCTTGAATCTGAAATGAAAAGCAAGCCTCTTTTTACGATCAGCATGGGGTTTATGCTCCTCCTTATCTCATTCTTGGTCATTTCCTATACAACTAATTTCAAAACAGACGCAAGTGCAACCCTTCGCAACAAGGATATTGTCTTTCTATGTGTCATGCTGGTCATTCTATTTGTCTTAGGTGAAGTATCAGTCTATTTGGTACAAGGGATCGCAAGAAACATTCCTTATTCCACAGAAACGACTTCGGCCTTTTACGCCATACCCGTAGCTTCAGGCGCAATGACCGTGTGTCTGTTTATGGGAATGAGCGTAGCCCTGCCCTTTGCCTTGGCAACTGCATTCACGACCGCGTTCCTTTTTTCAAACCAGTTTGACATGTTCCTTTTTTTTCTTCTGAGCGGGGCAGTGGGAGCATACGCCGTACGTAACTGTAAAGAACGGGGCATCCTGATCAAGGCTGGATTAAAGGTAAGTCTCGTCAACGCCGTGGTTGTCACTGCCATCTACCTGTTCAGAGGCTCCGGGCTTGAAGTGAAGCTGGTTTGGGACTGGGCATTCGCCCTTTTGGGAGGAGTGTTTTCCGGCATTCTGACTACAGGATTTGCCCCTGTGGCGGAGATGGCTTTTGCCTATACGACAGACATCAAACTCTTGGAGCTTGCCAACATGGATCGCCCCATACTACGCAAGCTCATGCTTGAAGCCCCTGGAACGTACCATCATTCCGTAATTGTAGGGAGTCTGGGGGAGGCTGCTGCTGCCTCAATTGGCGCCAATCCACTATTGGCCCGGGTTAGCGGCTATTATCACGACATTGGCAAGATCAATAAGCCTCTTTATTTCATCGAGAATCAGAAATACGGCAGGAATAGACATGACAAGTTGGCTCCATCCATGTCGAGCTTGATTCTGACGTCTCATGTCAGAGATGGTGTTGAAACGGCTAAGCGTCACAAGCTTGGAAATGCAATTGCCGATATCATACAACAGCATCACGGGACAAGCCTGATAACTTTCTTTTACGAAAAGGCAAAGAGACTGAAGGGTGAAGGCGCCGTCAATGTGGAGCATTTTAGGTATTCAGGACCAAAACCCCAGACGAAAGAGGCAGGCTTAGTGCTGCTGGCAGACGCAGTGGAGGCTAGCTCAAGGACCCTGGAAAACCCGACGCCGGCGCGACTTAAGGGCCTGGTGCAACGAATAATCAATAGCGTGCTTCTGGACGGACAGTTAGATGAATGCGAGTTGACACTAAAGGATCTCAATAGAATCGCTGAGAGTTTTAACATGACCTTAAACGGCATTTACCATCACCGAATCGAGTACCCCAATGGTAATGGTGTAGCCAGAACGGATAGCGCGACTAACAAAGCTGATGGGAATTTTGATAGAGGACAGACAACATCACCACAGGATCGACCAGTACGAGATAAAAAACAAGGCGCAAATCATACTAGATGCCTTAGGATCTCCTGA
- the ybeY gene encoding rRNA maturation RNase YbeY yields MKNKAQIILDALGSPDGELSILIVSDEEMEGLNKTYLDRAGPTNVIAFPMREGPFNNVNPNLLGDVVISSDTAAREALNAGMTTEARFDQLLIHGILHLFAFDHEQTSEQAEAMRIKEEQLLELLQGSSR; encoded by the coding sequence ATAAAAAACAAGGCGCAAATCATACTAGATGCCTTAGGATCTCCTGACGGGGAATTGTCTATCCTTATTGTAAGCGACGAAGAAATGGAGGGGCTAAACAAGACATACCTTGATCGGGCTGGCCCCACCAATGTCATTGCTTTTCCAATGCGAGAAGGCCCTTTTAACAATGTCAACCCCAACCTGCTCGGAGATGTGGTAATTTCTTCTGACACAGCAGCTCGCGAAGCACTAAATGCGGGAATGACGACAGAAGCCAGGTTTGATCAACTCTTGATTCACGGCATCTTGCATTTGTTCGCATTTGATCACGAACAAACGTCGGAACAAGCGGAAGCCATGAGGATCAAGGAGGAACAATTGCTTGAATTGCTCCAAGGCAGTAGTCGTTGA
- a CDS encoding pyridoxine 5'-phosphate synthase, protein MPGLAVNVDHVATLREARKINIPDPVMAAGIVELAGADGVVVHLREDRRHIRDRDVRILRKTVTSKLILEMATTSEMIDIALEIKPELVTLVPEKREELTTEGGLDLHLHKDAVSDAINILQKEGIPVSIFIDPDADQIEIARRINADFVEIHTGVFCDAQGPKKRAAAFDKIVDSVKLGRKLKLGINAGHGLGYQTIKAFKGLSGIDEFSIGHSIISRAVIVGLDRAVREMIALIKEL, encoded by the coding sequence ATGCCAGGTCTAGCAGTCAATGTCGATCATGTTGCCACACTCAGGGAAGCACGAAAAATCAATATTCCTGATCCGGTTATGGCCGCGGGAATCGTGGAACTGGCTGGCGCCGATGGTGTTGTTGTCCATCTAAGAGAAGATCGACGACATATACGCGACCGGGATGTGCGAATCTTGCGCAAAACGGTCACGAGCAAGTTGATCCTGGAGATGGCCACAACGTCCGAGATGATTGACATTGCCCTGGAAATCAAACCAGAGCTCGTGACCTTAGTGCCGGAAAAGCGAGAAGAGCTGACTACCGAAGGCGGCCTTGACCTTCATCTTCACAAAGATGCGGTTTCTGATGCCATCAACATACTTCAAAAGGAAGGCATTCCCGTCAGCATATTCATTGACCCGGATGCCGATCAGATCGAAATTGCCCGTCGGATCAATGCCGATTTCGTGGAGATTCATACCGGGGTCTTTTGTGACGCACAAGGGCCAAAGAAACGTGCAGCGGCCTTTGATAAGATAGTAGACAGTGTCAAACTTGGCCGGAAATTGAAACTCGGCATTAATGCAGGTCATGGCTTGGGATACCAAACAATCAAGGCCTTTAAGGGGCTATCTGGAATCGACGAGTTTAGCATTGGCCACAGCATCATCTCGCGTGCAGTCATTGTGGGTCTGGACCGGGCTGTTAGGGAAATGATAGCGTTGATTAAAGAATTGTGA
- a CDS encoding holo-ACP synthase, whose amino-acid sequence MIYGIGIDMVQISRIEAALERWGDRFVRRVFTQSEIEHCQKRVYPASRFALRFAAKEAFAKALGLGFRQGLSFRQIEVIHDTNGRPNLGLHHNAKEIYEQHGIQKSFLSLSDDGRYAVAVVVLEV is encoded by the coding sequence ATGATCTACGGCATCGGCATCGATATGGTGCAGATTTCACGCATCGAAGCGGCCTTGGAGCGCTGGGGTGACCGATTTGTAAGGAGGGTCTTCACCCAGTCCGAGATTGAGCACTGCCAGAAGAGAGTTTATCCGGCATCACGATTTGCCCTTCGTTTTGCCGCCAAAGAGGCTTTTGCAAAAGCCCTTGGTTTAGGGTTCCGCCAGGGACTAAGTTTTCGACAGATCGAAGTCATTCATGATACCAACGGACGGCCCAATTTGGGTCTGCATCACAATGCTAAAGAGATCTATGAGCAGCACGGCATTCAGAAAAGTTTTTTGAGCCTGTCGGACGATGGCCGGTATGCAGTTGCGGTCGTGGTTTTAGAGGTGTGA